The DNA region TGTCGCCACCGCCGAGGCGTTCCGCGAGCAGGTGGCGATGCAGAACGACTGCGGCGCGGAGAGCGAGTTACTCTCGCCCCGCGAGGTGGCCGAGCGGTGGCCGCACGTCCGAGGCGAGGAGTTCGCCGCGGCCACGTACTCGCCGCTCGACGGCTTCGCGGACCCGTACCTCGCGCTGCAGGGGTACGCCACCGCGGCCCGGGAGGCGGGCGTCGACGTGCGGACGAAGACGCCCGTCGAGCGTATCGAGCGCGTTGACGGCGAGTCGGGAACCCCCCGGTTTCGCGTCGAGACGGGGGGCGAATCGCCCGAGACGCTCGACGCCGACTCCGTCGTCAACGCCGCGGGCGCGTGGTCGGCCGAAATCGCGGCGATGGTCGGCCTCGACCTGCCCGTCTCGCCCCGGCGGCGACAGGTCGCGGTCGTCGCCCCCGAGACGCCGATTCCGGAGTCCGAACCGCTCACCATCGACCTCGACACGGGGTCGTACTTCCGACCCGAGCGCGAGGGACAGGCGCTCGTCGGCGGGCAGTTCGACGAGGACGACGCCGACGTCGACCCCGACCGGTTCTCGGAGTCGATGGATCTCGACTGGGCGGTGACGGCCGTCGAACGCGCCGCCGACTGCGCCGACTACTTCGGCCCCGAGACCCGGATCGTCCGCGGGTGGGCCGGACTGTACGCCGTGACGCCGGACCACCACCCAATCGTCGAGGAGAGCGCGCCGGGCGTCGTCACCGCCGCCGGGTTCTCGGGGCACGGGTTCCAGCACGCGCCCGCGACGGGCCGCGTCGTCGCCGAACTCTGTCTCGACGGCGAGGCCTCGCACGTCGACGTGTCGGCGCTGTCGTCGTCGCGGTTCGAGTCGGGCGAGGCCATCGAAGAGCGCAACGTCGCCTGACGGCTCCGGCACACCTTCGCCGCTCTCGCAACGCTTTTACTCGACTGTCACAACCTCTCGAACATGGTATCCGAACCGCGACTCGGACGCACGGCTCTCGCACAGCAGTCGCTTCGCGGGTTCGGCTTCTTCTTTGCGGCCGCCTGAGAGCGGCGGACTCTCCGACGACGCGAAGGCGGCGTCGGCGACGAAACCGCTCGGGTCGGCCGGTCGTCCGTCGGCCATCGGCCGACTGTCGGCGTCCTCGCCACGGACGACGAGCGTTCGGAACTGCTAACAGGCGGGCAAACGGTGTCCACGACAATCAGCACTCAGTATGCGACTCCCGGAATCACAGGTCGCGGTGTTGGAAGCCGCGAGTACGGACGAACAGACCGTCGGCGAACTCGCCGACGAGACAGCACTCAAACCCGAGACGGTGACGCGCGCCGCCTTCGACCTGCGCGACGAGGGCCTCGTCGCCATCGAGGAGCGAACCGAGACGACGGCGACGCTCACCGACGAGGGCGAACGGTACGTCGAGGCGGGGCTCCCTGAAGTTCGTCTCTACCGCGCCGCCGTCGAGGCGGGCGCTGGCGACGGCGCAGTTCCGATGGGGCAGGTCTTCGGCGCGTCGGGACTCGAAGGTCCCGAGGTCGACATCGCGTTGTCGAACTTCGCGCGGAAGGGGTACGGCCGCATCGACAGCGGCGAGTTAGTCGTCGACGACGACGCGGATCCCGACGCCGACACGGAAGCCGTGGCGCTCGCTGCGCTCGCCGCGGGCGACGCCGTCGACGACGAGCAGGTACTCGACGAACTCGACCGCCGCGGCCTCGTCGATAGGGACGAGTCGACGGTTCGCTCCGTTTCGCTCACTGACGACGGCGTGACCGCGATGATGGAGGGCGTCGACGTCGCGGAGACCGTCGACCGCCTCACCCCCGAACTGCTCACGTCGGGCGAGTGGCGCGACGTGGAGTTCACCGAGTACAACGTCGCGGCCGACGCGCCCGAGGAGCGCGGCGGGAAGGTCCACGTGCTCCGGCAGACCGCTGAGAGGGTGAAAGATACTCTCGTCGGCATGGGCTTCCAGGAGATGGAGGGTCCGCACGCCGACTCGGAGTTCTGGATCAACGACTGCCTGTTCATGCCGCAGGACCACCCGGCGCGCACCCACTGGGACCAGTTCGCCCTCGACGTGCCGCCGATGAAAGACATCCCCGAAGACCTCCTCGAACGCGTCGAGTCGGCCCATCGCGAGGGCGTCGGCGACGACGGCGACGGCTACCACTCGCCGTGGACCGAAGCCGTGGCTCGCGAAATCGACCTGCGGGGCCACACCACGTCGCTGTCGATGCGCTACCTCTCGGGCTACGCGGAGGGCGAGTTGGAACCGCCGCAGCGATATTTCTCCGTCGAGAAGGTGTACCGCAACGACACGCTCGACGCGACGCACCTGCTGGAGTTCTTCCAGATAGAGGGGTGGGTGATGGCCGAGGACCTCTCGGTACGTGACCTGATGGGGACGTTCGAGGAGTTCTACCGCCAGTTCGGCATCACGGATATCCAGTTCAAACCGCACTACAACCCCTACACGGAGCCGAGTTTCGAACTGTTCGGTCGCCACCCGACGACGGGCGAACTCATCGAGATCGGCAACTCGGGGATGTTCCGCCCCGAGGTCTTAGAGCCGTTGGGCGTCGACTGCGACGTGATGGCGTGGGGCCTCGCGCTCGAACGCCTCGCGATGCTCGTCACCGGTGCCGAGGACATCCGAGACCTGCACGGAACGCTCGCCGACCTCGACTTCCTGCGGAACGCGGAGGTGATTCGCTAATGCCAGTCGTAGACGTAGACACCGACGAACTCCGACAGCTGACCGGTCACGAGGAGAAATCCGACGACGAGTTGAAGGACGACCTATTCGCGCTCGGCCTCGAATACGAGGGCGAGACCGAAGACGGCCTGCTCCAGTTCGAGTTCGGCCCGGACCGCCTCGACCGCCTCTCGGTCGAGGGCGTCGCCCGGTCGCTTCGCTACCAGTACGGCGACGACCGCGGGGTGTACGTCCCGCAGACGAACTCGCCGGACTGGACTATCGACGTCGACGAGTCGGTGCCCGAACAGCGGCCGTACGTGACGGGCGCTATCGTCCGCGGCGTGAATCTGGACGAGGACGCCCTCGACTCGCTCATCCAGTTACAGGAGAAACTCCACGCGACGATGGGGCGAAAGCGCGTCAAGGGCGCTATCGGTATCCACGATCTGGTGATGCTGAAGGGGACGGACCTCGGCGAGCGCGAGGTCGGGACCGAGAGCGGTCCCGAGGCGGTGAACGAGCGACGCGAGTCGAGTCCGCAAACGAGCGGTAACTCCATCAGCTACCGCGGGGTCGACCCCGACGGCGAGCGGTTCGTCCCGCTCGACTCGGACGCCGAACTCACGCCCGCGGAAGTGCTCGAGCAGCACCCGACCGGGGAAAAATACGCAGACATCGTCGCCGACTACGACCGCTACCCGGCCATCTACGACGAACTCGGCCTCTTCTCGTTCCCGCCGGTCATCAACGGCCGCCGGACCGAAGTCGACGAGGACTCCACCGACCTGTTCGTCGAACTCACCGGCACCGACCAGTGGACCATCGACAAGATGTGCAACATCATCTGCTACGCACTCTCGGCGCGCGGCGGGACTATCGAGCAAGTGGAAGTCGAGACCCCGGACGGAACGCTCGTCCGCCCGGACTTCGAGGTGGAGACCAAGACAGTCGGACACGACCGCATCGAGACGCTCTTGGGAACTGAACTCGACTTCGAGGAAGTTGTCGATCTGTTCGAGCGCTCCGGCCTCGACGCCACGACGAACCTCGGCGACGAGATGAGCTACGACGTCGAGATTCCGCCGTACCGCGTCGACGTGCTGCATCCGGTCGACCTCGTCGACGACGCGGGCCGCGCCTACGGCTTCAACACGCTCGAACCGCGCTACCCCGACGTGGGGACCGTCGGCGGCCGTCACGAGCACTCGGACCTCGAACGCGCGGTGCGCGAGCGACTCGTCGGCCTCGGCTTCGAGGATATGCTCAACTTCCACATGACCGACGAGGCGACGAACTACGACCGAATGAATGTGGAGTACGACGCCGACGGGGGCGACGACGGCGATACCGCCCTCGGCGCGACACCGCCGGTCCGCATCGTCGAACCCTACAGCGAAGATTACACGATGTTGCGGACGTGGGCGTTGCCGTCGCTCGTGACGGTGCTGGAGAACAACACCCACCGCGCGTATCCGCAGGACCTCTCGGAAGTCGGCTTCGTCGCCCACGAGGACGACAGCGAGAACACCGGCGTCGCCGAGAGCCACCGCGTCGCGGGCGTGCTCGCGCGCTACGACGCCACCTACGAGGACGCGAAAGCCAAACTGCAGGCGCTCTGTCGCGACTTCGGCGTCGACCTGGAGACGCCAGCCGCCGAACACCCGTCGTTCATCGACGGGCGGACCGCCGCCGTCGTCGTCGACGGCGAGCGTGTGGGTGTTATCGGTGAACTCCATCCCGAGGTGCTGGTGGAACACGACCTCGAACTCCCCGTCGTCGCGTTCGAGTTCGAGTTGTCGGCGTTGGAGTAGGGCGCTCGCGTCTCTGTTTCCCAGGAGCACCCTTCGTTTTCGCACGAACTGTAACCGGTGCGCGATCTATTCTCCCTCGCTGAACCGCGGATAACTCGAACGAATATCTATTTCTGCGTTATTCTTCTTGGGAATCTCAGCCTCCGGTGGATATATGTGGCTGATTGTCGCACATCGACTCGTCATGAATCCTCACGAAAAACAATTTGAGACGTTGTCGGTGACGCACGGCGAACGCGGACAGCGCCCCGCCGAGGGCGTCGAGGACGTCGTCGTTCCCCTCCACCTGAGTTCGACGTACGAGATTCCCGACATCGATCCCACTGTCGGTCTCGAAGATTTGGACCCCGACGAGGGACAGTTCCTCTACTCCCGCCTCTCGAACCCGACGCGGAACGCGCTCGAACACCGGCTGGCGGCGCTCGAAGGCGGTGACTATGGGTTTGCCTTCGCCTCCGGCACCGCGGCCATCGTCGCGACGGTGATGGCCGCCGTCGAACCCGGCGACCACGTCGTCGCCTTCGACGACCTCTACGGCGGCACGCGAACGATGCTCACCCGACTGTTCGAGGAGCGCCTGCACGTCGACGTCTCGTTCGTCGACGCCCGCGAAGTCGAAACCGTCGCCGACGCGATGTGCGAAGAGACCGCGTTGGTCTGGATGGAGACGCCGACGAACCCGCTGCTTCGGCTCTGCGACATCGAAGCCATCGCCGGGGTCGCCCGCGAACACGACGCGCTGCTCGGCGTCGACAACACGTTCCTCAGTCCGGCGTGCCAGAACCCGCTCGAACTCGGTGCCGACGTGGTCGTCCACAGCACGACGAAGTACCTCAACGGCCACAGCGACTCGCTGGGCGGGGCGGCCATCACCGACTGTCCGAACCTGTCGGAGGAGATCGCGTTCCTCCAGCGCGTCGGCATGGGGAACATGCTCTCGCCGTTCGACTCGTATCTCGTCCTCCGGGGGACGAAGACGCTCCCGCTTCGGATGCGCCAGCACACCGAGAACGCGATGGACGTTGCGCGGTTCTTGGAGGACCACGACCGCGTCCGAGCGGTCCACTACCCCGGGCTGGAGAGTCATCCGCAACACGAACTGGCGAACCGGCAGATGTCCGGCTACGGCGGGGTGCTCTCGGTCGAACTCGACACGGACCTCGACGGCACCGCCGCGTTCCTCGGCCACCTCTCGGAGTTCTCGCTGGCGGTGAGTTTGGGCGGTGTGGAGTCGCTCGTCGAACATCCAGCGACGATGACGCACTCGCCGCTGTCGCAGGCCGAACGCGACGAACTCGGCATCTCTAACTCCTTGATTCGCCTCTCGGTCGGCGTCGAACACGTCGACGACCTCGTTTCGGATTTGGAGGCCGGGTTCGTGGCGTTGGCGTCGCACTCGGTGACGGGCGGCGACGCGGCGGCGATGTCCGACGACTGATTCGGTTCGTTCGGCCGTTTCGCGTTCCCGTTTCGCCTCCTCGTAGTCATCCGTCGGTTTTCACCTCTTTTCGCCCCGTGAGCGTCTCAGGGTCGAGGCGGAACTCTCTGAACGCGATCTCCTCCGGCGGACGATCGAAGATGTCGACCTCCGGAATCTGGACGGCCCACAGTCCCTGCACGGCGCTCGACTCGTAGGGCGCCTCCGTCACGTCTTCGAGCCTCCCGGTCGCGACGACGCTCCGCCATCCTTCGTCCGTTCTGTCCTGCGTGACGAAGGCGACGGGTCTGTCGATGACTTCGGCTTTCGTGCTCTCGGGCGGAAACGAGAGTCGGAAGTAGAACCCTCCCGTCTCGGCGTCGTACCCGTACGAGACTGGCACGGTGAACGGTGATTCGTCGACCCCCTGGCCGAAGGAGATGACGCCCGTCCCGCCTCTGTCGAGGAACTCGTCCAGTTCGTTGCCGCTCATCTGTACCCACCGAATGCCTTGCATATGCCGTAGTACGTCACAGGAGCACAAAATACTCCAATCGCCGTCCCCGGTCACAGGTAGCCGATGGTTGACGACTCCCCCGTGTCCCAACCGAGGCGTTTAACAGCGGCCCGAGGAGTAGACTTCGACGAGAATGCCCAGTGGTGCATACGACCCGGAGGCCACGGAACGAAAGTGGCAGGAGCGGTGGCTCGACGAGGAGACGTACGACTACGACGACGCCGCGGTAGACGGGGACACCGTCTTCTCCATCGACTCGCCGCCGCCGACGGTGTCGGGGAGTCTCCACTGGGGCCACGTCTACGGATTCACGCTCCAGGACTTCGTCGCCCGGTTCGAGCGGATGCGCGGCGAGAACGTCTACTTCCCGTTCGGCTACGACGACAACGGCATCGCCTCCGAGCGACTGACCGAGAACGAACTCGATATCCGGCACCAAGATTACGAGCGCCGCGAGTTCCAACAGCTCTGCCGCGAGGTCTGCGCCGAGTACGAGTCGGAGTTCACCGAGAAGATGCAAGCGCTCGGAATCTCCATCGACTGGGACCACACCTACCGAACTATCGAACCGCGCGTCCAGCGCGCCTCCCAGCTCTCCTTCATCGAACTGTACGAGCAGGGCCGCGAGTACCGCCAGCGAGCACCCGCTATCTGGTGTCCCGAGTGCGAAACCGCGATTTCGCAAGTGGAGACCGAGGACGACGAACGACCGAGTCACTTCCACGACATCGAGTTCCAGGTGACTGACTCCGACGAATCGTTCGTCATCTCGACGACGCGACCCGAACTGCTTCCAGCTTGTGTGGCCGTCTTCGTCCACCCCGACGACGACGAGAACCAGCATCTCGTGGGGCAGGAAGCGACGATTCCGCTGTTCGGTCAGTCCGTCCCCGTCATCGCCGACGACCGCGTCGACATGGAGACGGGGTCGGGCATCGTCATGTGCTGTACGTTCGGCGACCAGAACGACATCGAGTGGTACCAGGCGCACGCCTTGGACCTCCGCATCGCCATCGACGAGTCCGGGACGCTCACCGAGGAAGCCGACGCCTATGCTGGTCTGGACCGCGACGAGGCACGCGAAGCTATCGTCTCGGACCTCGACGACGCGGGCTACCTCTTGGACCGTCGCGCCATCACTCACGTGGTGAACGTCCACGAGCGCTGTGGGACGTCCGTCGAGTTCCTCGTCACCGAGCAGTGGTACATCAAACTGCTCGACAAGACCGACGAGTATCTCGAAGCCGGAAGAGAGATGGAGTGGTTCCCCGAGAAGATGTTCACGCGGTACAAGAACTGGATTGAGGGGCTCCAGTGGGACTGGTCCATCTCGCGGCAGCGCTCCTCGGGGATTCCGTTCCCCGTCTGGTACTGCGCGGAGTGCGACCACGAGATCATCGCCCGCAAAGAGGACCTGCCGGTCGACCCGCTCTCTGACGACCCGCCGGTCGACGCCTGCCCGGAGTGCGGCCACGACGAGTTCGTCGCCGAAGACGACGTGTTCGACACGTGGGCCACCTCTTCGCTGACGCCGCTCATCAACGCCGGATGGGACTGGGACCCGGAGACGGAGGAGTACGCGATGGAGCGCCCCGAGATCTACCCGTTCGACGTGCGCCCGCAGGGCCACGACATCATCTCGTTCTGGTTGTTCCACACCGTCGTGAAGTGCTACGAGCACACCGGCGAGGTGCCGTTCGACTCGGTGATGATCAACGGGATGGTGCTCGACGAGAACCGCGTGAAGATGTCCAAATCCCTCGGCAACATCGTCTCGCCGGACGAAGTTCTCGAAAAGTACCCTGTCGACGCCGCGCGCTACTGGGCCGCCGGGAGCGCCGTCGGCGACGACCTGCCGTACAACGAGAAAGGCATCGTCGCGGGCGAGAAGTTGCTCCGTAAGCTCTGGAACGCCTCGAAACTCGTCGATAGTCTCACCCCCGACGAGCGACTCGACCGGCCGGACCTGAAGGCTATCGACCGCTGGTTGCTCGCGGAGATGGACGACACCGTTCGGTTCGTCACCGAGAAACTCGAAGCGAGAGAGTTCTCGAAGGCGCGCGACCACCTCCGGAGTTTCTTCTGGCACACGTTCTGCGACGACTACCTCGAAATCGCCAAGGAACGCGACGACGAGTCGGCCGCGTACACCCTGCAGACGGCGCACCGCCGATTCCTGAAACTGTTCGCGCCGTTCCTCGCGCACATCACCGAGGAACTCTGGCGCGAACTGTACGACGATCGGAGCGTCCACAACACCGAGTGGCCCGAACCCCTCGGTCTCGACGCCGACCACGAGGCGGGCGAGACGGCGATGGCCGTCGTCGGCGCGCTCCGCAAGTACAAGAGCGGCGCCCAACTGTCGCTGAACGCCTCTATCGACACCGTGGAAGTGTACGGTAACGTCGCCGGCTTCGAGGAGGACATCCAGCGCGTGATGCACGTCGATTCGCTGTCGACGCTGGACGAGGAACCCGAAATCGAGTCCGTCGTGACCGGCATCGACCTCGACTACTCCGTCGTCGGCCCCGAGTACGGCAGTCAGGTGCCGGAGATAGAGGCGGGTCTGGAGGCTGGCGAGTACGAACTCGACGACGACTCGCTCTCGGTCTCGGGCATCGAGCTCGACGCCGAGATGTTCGAGGTGGACCGTGAACGTCGCTACACCGGCGAGGGCGAGATGCTCGAAGCGGGCGATGCCATCGTCATCGTGCAGAACTGAGATACGGAGACGATTCCCGTACGCGGCGTTGCGGTTTTTCTGTTCTCGCTACAGGTCGACGCCGACCGCGGCCTCGGCGCTATCGAAGCCGTCGCGCTCCAGCAGGTCGAGCAGGCCTCGATTGATATCGCGGGCGACGCTCGGCCCCTCGTAGACGAGCGCCGTGTACAACTGGACGAGGCTCGCGCCCGCGCGTATCTTCTCGTACGCACCTTCGGCATCCGAGACGCCGCCGACGCCGATGACGGGCACGTCGGTCCGGCGGGCGACGAACCGTATCATCTTGGTCGCGCGGTTCTCGATGGGCTTGCCCGAGAGACCGCCCCTCTCCGCTTGGTTCGGACTCCGGAGGGAGGCGGGTCGCTCCGTCGTCGTGTTGGTGGCGACGACGCCGTCGAGGTCGAGGTCGTCGATGACGGCCAGCGCCTCTTCGATGGCCGGTTCCGGTAGGTCGGGGGAGAACTTCACGAGTAGCGGAGACGCCCCAGCGCCTCTGAGCGCGCCGAGAATCCGTTCTAGCGCCTCGCGGTTCTGGAGTTCGCGGAGTCCGGGCGTGTTCGGACTGGAGACGTTGACAACGAAGTAGTCACCCGCGTCGGCGACGCGCTCGTAGGTGTAGCGATAGTCCTCGGCGGCCTCCTCCAGCGGCGTAGACTTCGACTTGCCGATATTGATACCGACCGGGACGTCGGGGAACTCGCCCGCGTTGAGTCGCTCGCCCACCGCGTCGGCGCCGTGGTTGTTGAAGCCCATTCGGTTGATGATAGCCTCGTCCTCGGGGAGGCGGAACATCCGCGGACGGGGGTTGCCGGGTTGGCGCTCGGCGGTGACGCCACCGACCTCGACGTGGCCGAAGCCGAGGGCGGCGAGCACCGAGGGGATCTCGGCGTTCTTGTCGAAGCCGGCAGCGACACCGATGGGGTTCGGGAACGATTCGCCCAACACATTGACGCCGAGGCGGGCGTCGTCGACGGCGTAGCGACACGCGAGTGCGTCCTCTACTCGCGTGTGCTGTACGGCGCGGAGCAGGCTGTGGGTCGCTCGGTGGGCCGTCTCGGGGGGAAGCGCGAACAGCGCGGGTTTCATCGCGTCGTACAGTCGCATCGTGTGTACGCTGCCGACGCGGCCGCATTAATCCGCCGGACGACGCCTCCGGTCGTCGGACGCACCGCTCGGCGGGTAGGGCTATCGGGATACGCGCGCCTCAGAAGTCGTGCTCTACTTCGTCCGGGTCGGCCTTCTGGATGATTATCTTGTTGTCCCGGACGCGGACGAACACCTCGTCACCGATCTCGAGACCGGCGACGGCGAGTTCGTCCTCGTGGAGGTTGACGTGCACGTTGTGGTATTCGCCGTTGTCGTCTTTGGCACCACTCGGGCTGAGCTTCTTTTTCCGGACCATCGCGGTTGTCTACTCGAAGTTCGCCGTAGGATATACATAAGTGTTGTCTCACCGCGGCCTGAACGCGCGCGAGAGACGACATGCCGAACTGACGGACGTTTCAGTCGCAACGGGGGTTTTCTCTCCCGTAATCGCCAGCACGCGAGACGGTAATATTTAACTGTTTCGTCGGATAGTGCTCATTTAGCCGATATATTTATAACAAACCGTGTGTTCGGTTGCCATGGAGAGCAGAAAACCATGGTACGTGAAGACGGTAAGCGCAATTTCGCACTTCGAGAGTCGAGTGGTACAGAATCGAGCGTGTTCTCGGGGAACACCCCCCGTCAAGCGGCGTTGAAGGCCGCGAGACGGCTCGAACCGGGCAGCTCCGAGGAGAGCGCCGACCGGACCGAACTCCGACTCCGAGAGAAGGGGACCGACAAGGTCCACATCTACGACGGGTGGGCCTGGAACGAGACCGCACCCGACAACAAACCCGACTGGATGCCCGACGACATCACCGAGGCGAACGTCTCGAAGAAGGGCATCGAGCACATCGAAGAGTAGGTCATTCGGCGTTCGGATATCTTTTGGAAGCCGCTGCTCTCCGACAGGGTTTTTTAGCGCCTGCTCGGAGGCTCGGGTGCGCGGCTATCACTCGACCAGACTGTACGCGCGACGCGTGGGATGACCGGTCGACCTCCTGCCGTGCGACATTCGTTCGCCGAGTTACGACGCCGTCGAGTCGTTTCTCCGTCCGAAACTATCGCGTGACTCTGACTCTCCCGTCGTGTGAAACCGCATGACGCGGTGCCATCGCTTCGACGCTCTTTTATGTAACCCTTCCATTGCTGGTAATGCGACGGTCGCCCCCGACGGGGTGACCGGGGTTGCCCCGAAATCGTGCTCCGCACGGACCCTGCGGCAATCCCGAGACGACGCCCTTATGTACCACGGGCGTTCACGTCGAAGTACGCCGAGGTCGCCGCCGGATATCGATTCTGGCGACGATCGGCATCCGATGCCCTTAAGTGTATCAGGGCATTCGGAGGTAATGCGGAACGACAAGACACGATGCGATTGCGAGGCCGTTCAACTCGGCTATCAATCGTGGACTGGGTCGAAGCGAATCCGACGGGTTTATACCCGTCAATCGCATCGACTTAGGTCCGAAGGAAATGAGGATTCCGCCCCTGCGGTCCGCCGTACAGACGGAATCTGATGTGAGCCAACGTAGTTCGGTGACACCCGACCGACCGACGGTCCCGTCGCCGAACTCGGACCATGCAATACCTATAACGGTGATTCGCTCCCGTCAGGGAGCAAATCCCGCCACGCCCCCCGAGTCTCTGACTCGGGAGCATTCCGGTTGATCCTGCCGGAGGTCATTGCTATCAGGGTCCGATTTAGCCATGCTAGTTGTACGAGTTCAGACTCGTAGCGGATAGCTCAGTAACACGTGGCCAAACTACCCTACGGAGAGCGATAACCTCGGGAAACTGAGGCTAATAGCTCATACCGTACTCGCGCTGGAATGCCGAGTACCACAAACGCTCCGGCGCCGTAGGATGTGGCTGCGGCCGATTAGGTAGACGGTGGGGTAACGGCCCACCGTGCCGATAATCGGTACGGGTTGTGAGAGCAAGAGCCCGGAGACGGAATCTGAGACAAGATTCCGGGCCCTACGGGGC from Haloprofundus halobius includes:
- a CDS encoding NAD(P)/FAD-dependent oxidoreductase, encoding MHVVVVGGGIVGLSCGHALAERGARVTVCEAGSLGGGSTARSAGGIRTQFSTRVNVELSLASLPVWESFEERFDVDIAYRRPGYLFLARDVATAEAFREQVAMQNDCGAESELLSPREVAERWPHVRGEEFAAATYSPLDGFADPYLALQGYATAAREAGVDVRTKTPVERIERVDGESGTPRFRVETGGESPETLDADSVVNAAGAWSAEIAAMVGLDLPVSPRRRQVAVVAPETPIPESEPLTIDLDTGSYFRPEREGQALVGGQFDEDDADVDPDRFSESMDLDWAVTAVERAADCADYFGPETRIVRGWAGLYAVTPDHHPIVEESAPGVVTAAGFSGHGFQHAPATGRVVAELCLDGEASHVDVSALSSSRFESGEAIEERNVA
- a CDS encoding phenylalanine--tRNA ligase subunit alpha, producing MRLPESQVAVLEAASTDEQTVGELADETALKPETVTRAAFDLRDEGLVAIEERTETTATLTDEGERYVEAGLPEVRLYRAAVEAGAGDGAVPMGQVFGASGLEGPEVDIALSNFARKGYGRIDSGELVVDDDADPDADTEAVALAALAAGDAVDDEQVLDELDRRGLVDRDESTVRSVSLTDDGVTAMMEGVDVAETVDRLTPELLTSGEWRDVEFTEYNVAADAPEERGGKVHVLRQTAERVKDTLVGMGFQEMEGPHADSEFWINDCLFMPQDHPARTHWDQFALDVPPMKDIPEDLLERVESAHREGVGDDGDGYHSPWTEAVAREIDLRGHTTSLSMRYLSGYAEGELEPPQRYFSVEKVYRNDTLDATHLLEFFQIEGWVMAEDLSVRDLMGTFEEFYRQFGITDIQFKPHYNPYTEPSFELFGRHPTTGELIEIGNSGMFRPEVLEPLGVDCDVMAWGLALERLAMLVTGAEDIRDLHGTLADLDFLRNAEVIR
- the pheT gene encoding phenylalanine--tRNA ligase subunit beta, whose amino-acid sequence is MPVVDVDTDELRQLTGHEEKSDDELKDDLFALGLEYEGETEDGLLQFEFGPDRLDRLSVEGVARSLRYQYGDDRGVYVPQTNSPDWTIDVDESVPEQRPYVTGAIVRGVNLDEDALDSLIQLQEKLHATMGRKRVKGAIGIHDLVMLKGTDLGEREVGTESGPEAVNERRESSPQTSGNSISYRGVDPDGERFVPLDSDAELTPAEVLEQHPTGEKYADIVADYDRYPAIYDELGLFSFPPVINGRRTEVDEDSTDLFVELTGTDQWTIDKMCNIICYALSARGGTIEQVEVETPDGTLVRPDFEVETKTVGHDRIETLLGTELDFEEVVDLFERSGLDATTNLGDEMSYDVEIPPYRVDVLHPVDLVDDAGRAYGFNTLEPRYPDVGTVGGRHEHSDLERAVRERLVGLGFEDMLNFHMTDEATNYDRMNVEYDADGGDDGDTALGATPPVRIVEPYSEDYTMLRTWALPSLVTVLENNTHRAYPQDLSEVGFVAHEDDSENTGVAESHRVAGVLARYDATYEDAKAKLQALCRDFGVDLETPAAEHPSFIDGRTAAVVVDGERVGVIGELHPEVLVEHDLELPVVAFEFELSALE
- a CDS encoding trans-sulfuration enzyme family protein, with product MNPHEKQFETLSVTHGERGQRPAEGVEDVVVPLHLSSTYEIPDIDPTVGLEDLDPDEGQFLYSRLSNPTRNALEHRLAALEGGDYGFAFASGTAAIVATVMAAVEPGDHVVAFDDLYGGTRTMLTRLFEERLHVDVSFVDAREVETVADAMCEETALVWMETPTNPLLRLCDIEAIAGVAREHDALLGVDNTFLSPACQNPLELGADVVVHSTTKYLNGHSDSLGGAAITDCPNLSEEIAFLQRVGMGNMLSPFDSYLVLRGTKTLPLRMRQHTENAMDVARFLEDHDRVRAVHYPGLESHPQHELANRQMSGYGGVLSVELDTDLDGTAAFLGHLSEFSLAVSLGGVESLVEHPATMTHSPLSQAERDELGISNSLIRLSVGVEHVDDLVSDLEAGFVALASHSVTGGDAAAMSDD
- a CDS encoding pyridoxamine 5'-phosphate oxidase family protein encodes the protein MQGIRWVQMSGNELDEFLDRGGTGVISFGQGVDESPFTVPVSYGYDAETGGFYFRLSFPPESTKAEVIDRPVAFVTQDRTDEGWRSVVATGRLEDVTEAPYESSAVQGLWAVQIPEVDIFDRPPEEIAFREFRLDPETLTGRKEVKTDG
- a CDS encoding valine--tRNA ligase, whose translation is MPSGAYDPEATERKWQERWLDEETYDYDDAAVDGDTVFSIDSPPPTVSGSLHWGHVYGFTLQDFVARFERMRGENVYFPFGYDDNGIASERLTENELDIRHQDYERREFQQLCREVCAEYESEFTEKMQALGISIDWDHTYRTIEPRVQRASQLSFIELYEQGREYRQRAPAIWCPECETAISQVETEDDERPSHFHDIEFQVTDSDESFVISTTRPELLPACVAVFVHPDDDENQHLVGQEATIPLFGQSVPVIADDRVDMETGSGIVMCCTFGDQNDIEWYQAHALDLRIAIDESGTLTEEADAYAGLDRDEAREAIVSDLDDAGYLLDRRAITHVVNVHERCGTSVEFLVTEQWYIKLLDKTDEYLEAGREMEWFPEKMFTRYKNWIEGLQWDWSISRQRSSGIPFPVWYCAECDHEIIARKEDLPVDPLSDDPPVDACPECGHDEFVAEDDVFDTWATSSLTPLINAGWDWDPETEEYAMERPEIYPFDVRPQGHDIISFWLFHTVVKCYEHTGEVPFDSVMINGMVLDENRVKMSKSLGNIVSPDEVLEKYPVDAARYWAAGSAVGDDLPYNEKGIVAGEKLLRKLWNASKLVDSLTPDERLDRPDLKAIDRWLLAEMDDTVRFVTEKLEAREFSKARDHLRSFFWHTFCDDYLEIAKERDDESAAYTLQTAHRRFLKLFAPFLAHITEELWRELYDDRSVHNTEWPEPLGLDADHEAGETAMAVVGALRKYKSGAQLSLNASIDTVEVYGNVAGFEEDIQRVMHVDSLSTLDEEPEIESVVTGIDLDYSVVGPEYGSQVPEIEAGLEAGEYELDDDSLSVSGIELDAEMFEVDRERRYTGEGEMLEAGDAIVIVQN
- a CDS encoding quinone-dependent dihydroorotate dehydrogenase, which codes for MRLYDAMKPALFALPPETAHRATHSLLRAVQHTRVEDALACRYAVDDARLGVNVLGESFPNPIGVAAGFDKNAEIPSVLAALGFGHVEVGGVTAERQPGNPRPRMFRLPEDEAIINRMGFNNHGADAVGERLNAGEFPDVPVGINIGKSKSTPLEEAAEDYRYTYERVADAGDYFVVNVSSPNTPGLRELQNREALERILGALRGAGASPLLVKFSPDLPEPAIEEALAVIDDLDLDGVVATNTTTERPASLRSPNQAERGGLSGKPIENRATKMIRFVARRTDVPVIGVGGVSDAEGAYEKIRAGASLVQLYTALVYEGPSVARDINRGLLDLLERDGFDSAEAAVGVDL